Proteins encoded together in one Mycobacterium simiae window:
- the mptB gene encoding polyprenol phosphomannose-dependent alpha 1,6 mannosyltransferase MptB, with product MAARQHTLSSSIASLHGDEQAVGSPLNETELTALARTRLFGATGTVLMGIGALGAGARPVVQDPTFGVRLLNLPSRIQTVSLTMTTVGAVMMTLAWLMLGRFALGKRQMSRGELDRTLLLWMLPLLIAPPMYSKDVYSYLAQSQISLEGLDPYQVGPASGLGLGHVFTLSVPSVWRETPAPYGPLFLWIGRGISALTGENIVAAVLCHRLVVLAGVAMIVWATPRLARRCGVAEVSALWLGVANPLLLMHLVAGIHNEALMLGLMLVGAEFALRGIEAPQLWPPTWRSWRRLGPDWEPLGMLLAGSVLITLSSQVKLPSLLALGFVTMALAYRCGANLRAFVLAGGGMGALSLAVMGLVGWASGLGFGWVFTLGTANVVRSWMSPPTLLALATGQAGILLGLGDHTTAVLALTRFIGVLIIMVLVTWLLLAVFRGRLHPIGGLGVALGICVLLFPVVQPWYLLWPIIPLACWATRPGFRVAVIVITLVVGIFGPTANGDRFALFQILDATLASAVVVAVLIALTYTRLPWRPLLPPTLEMGPAEAVVDDEAAPTPGATPRSESAPGAYADST from the coding sequence ATGGCAGCGCGCCAACACACGCTGAGCTCGTCGATCGCCAGCTTGCATGGCGACGAGCAGGCGGTGGGTTCACCGCTGAATGAGACGGAACTCACCGCTCTTGCGCGCACCCGCTTGTTCGGCGCGACCGGGACCGTCCTGATGGGGATCGGCGCCCTGGGCGCCGGGGCCCGCCCGGTCGTGCAGGATCCGACATTCGGCGTTCGCCTGTTGAACCTGCCATCCCGCATCCAGACGGTGTCACTGACGATGACGACCGTCGGGGCGGTCATGATGACCCTGGCCTGGCTGATGCTGGGCCGGTTCGCGCTCGGCAAGCGGCAGATGTCGCGCGGCGAGCTGGATCGCACCCTGCTGCTGTGGATGCTGCCGCTGCTGATCGCGCCGCCGATGTACAGCAAGGACGTCTACTCCTATTTGGCGCAGAGCCAGATTTCGCTCGAGGGCCTCGATCCCTACCAAGTCGGTCCGGCGTCCGGTCTCGGCCTCGGCCACGTCTTCACCCTCTCGGTGCCCAGCGTGTGGCGGGAGACGCCGGCACCCTATGGCCCGTTGTTCTTATGGATCGGCCGCGGCATCTCGGCCCTGACCGGCGAGAACATCGTCGCCGCGGTGCTCTGCCACCGCCTGGTGGTGCTCGCCGGGGTGGCGATGATCGTGTGGGCGACGCCGCGGCTGGCCCGCCGCTGCGGGGTCGCCGAGGTCAGTGCGCTGTGGCTGGGCGTGGCTAACCCGCTGCTGCTGATGCACCTGGTGGCGGGCATCCACAACGAGGCGCTGATGCTCGGTCTGATGCTAGTCGGCGCCGAGTTTGCGTTGCGCGGCATCGAAGCGCCGCAGCTGTGGCCGCCAACATGGCGGTCCTGGCGCCGGTTGGGTCCCGACTGGGAGCCGTTGGGCATGCTGCTCGCCGGCTCGGTGCTGATCACGCTGTCCTCCCAGGTGAAGCTGCCCTCGTTGCTGGCGCTGGGCTTCGTCACGATGGCGCTGGCTTACCGTTGCGGGGCCAACCTGCGCGCATTTGTGCTGGCCGGCGGCGGCATGGGAGCGCTATCGCTGGCGGTAATGGGCCTGGTGGGCTGGGCCAGCGGGCTCGGGTTCGGCTGGGTGTTCACCCTCGGGACCGCCAACGTCGTGCGGAGCTGGATGTCGCCGCCCACGCTGCTGGCGCTGGCCACCGGCCAGGCCGGCATTCTGCTGGGCCTGGGCGATCACACCACCGCCGTGCTGGCGCTGACCCGGTTCATCGGCGTGCTGATCATCATGGTGCTGGTCACCTGGCTGCTGCTGGCCGTCTTCCGCGGCCGGCTGCACCCGATCGGCGGCCTGGGCGTCGCGTTGGGCATCTGCGTGCTGCTGTTTCCGGTGGTGCAACCCTGGTATCTGCTGTGGCCGATCATTCCGCTGGCCTGCTGGGCCACCCGGCCCGGCTTCCGCGTCGCCGTCATCGTGATCACCCTGGTCGTCGGCATCTTCGGTCCCACCGCCAACGGCGACCGGTTCGCGCTGTTCCAGATCCTGGATGCCACCCTGGCCAGCGCCGTCGTGGTGGCTGTGCTGATCGCGTTGACCTACACCCGGCTGCCGTGGCGGCCGCTGCTGCCCCCCACGCTGGAAATGGGCCCCGCCGAAGCGGTGGTCGATGACGAGGCGGCGCCGACTCCCGGAGCCACCCCTCGATCCGAGTCGGCACCCGGCGCCTACGCTGACTCGACGTGA
- a CDS encoding ABC transporter ATP-binding protein, whose protein sequence is MSSGPPTPPAPATVVRLRGVSKHYGSGATVCKAVSDLNLDVHAAEVLALLGPNGAGKTTTVEMCEGFVRPDAGTIEVLGLDPVADNARLRARIGVMLQGGGGYPAARAGEMLDLVASYAADPLDPSWLLSTLGLTDAARTTYRRLSGGQQQRLALACALVGRPELVFLDEPTAGMDAHARLLVWELIDALRRDGVTVVLTTHQLKEAEELADRIVIIDRGETVAAGTPAELTRSGAKDQVRFTAPPRLDLSLLASALPEDYKTTEVTPGEYLVEGPVDPQVLATVTAWCAQIDVLATDLRVEQRSLEDVFLDLTGRKLRP, encoded by the coding sequence GTGAGTTCGGGCCCCCCAACACCCCCTGCCCCCGCAACAGTGGTGCGGCTGCGCGGGGTGAGCAAGCACTACGGGTCGGGTGCGACCGTCTGTAAGGCCGTCTCCGACCTCAACCTGGATGTGCACGCCGCCGAGGTGCTGGCCCTGTTGGGGCCCAACGGCGCCGGCAAGACGACGACGGTCGAGATGTGCGAGGGCTTCGTCCGTCCAGACGCCGGAACGATCGAGGTGCTCGGCCTGGATCCGGTCGCCGACAATGCGCGACTACGCGCCCGCATCGGGGTGATGCTGCAGGGTGGTGGCGGCTACCCCGCAGCGCGTGCCGGGGAGATGCTCGATCTGGTCGCCTCCTACGCCGCCGACCCGTTAGATCCGAGCTGGCTGCTGTCCACTCTGGGTCTGACCGATGCCGCGCGCACCACTTATCGGCGGCTCTCCGGCGGCCAGCAGCAACGCCTCGCCCTGGCCTGCGCGCTGGTCGGCCGCCCCGAACTGGTTTTCCTGGACGAACCCACCGCGGGCATGGACGCGCACGCCCGGCTGCTGGTGTGGGAACTGATCGATGCCCTGCGCCGCGACGGGGTGACGGTGGTGCTGACCACCCACCAGCTCAAGGAGGCCGAGGAACTCGCCGACCGGATCGTCATCATCGACCGCGGCGAAACCGTCGCGGCCGGCACCCCGGCGGAGCTGACCCGCTCCGGCGCCAAAGACCAGGTGCGATTCACCGCACCGCCGCGGCTGGACCTCTCGCTGCTGGCGTCGGCCCTGCCCGAGGACTACAAGACCACCGAGGTGACCCCGGGCGAGTACCTGGTCGAGGGACCGGTCGACCCGCAGGTGCTGGCGACGGTGACGGCGTGGTGCGCCCAGATCGATGTGCTGGCAACGGATCTGCGCGTCGAACAACGCAGCCTCGAGGATGTGTTCTTGGACCTCACCGGCAGGAAGTTGCGACCGTGA